In Pseudomonas deceptionensis, a single window of DNA contains:
- the phoR gene encoding phosphate regulon sensor histidine kinase PhoR, producing the protein MNQNWHGTLIRHLLLLVTGCLVVGLLSGYYGWSLAIGLAFYLGWTLKQLLRLHQWLRQHKPDEAPPDGYGLWGEVFDSIYHLQRRDQRVRGRLQAVIDRVQESTAALKDAVVMLDSDGNLEWWNRAAETLLGLKTPQDSGQPVSNLVRHPRFKEYFEQGSYAEPLDIPSPVNDHLHIQLYITRYGNNEHLMLVRDVTRIHQLEQMRKDFIANVSHELRTPLTVICGYLETLLDNVDDVNPRWKRPLSQMQQQGERMQTLLNDLLLLAKLEATDYPSDNQPVDIDALLRSIKSDGQALSGQRNQTITLEVEPQVSLKGSEAELRSAFSNLVFNAVKYTPDGGKVHIRWWADKAGAHLSVQDSGVGIDNKHLSRLTERFYRVDSSRNANTGGTGLGLAIVKHVLLRHRARLEISSVLGHGSTFTCHFAPAQVTKSQPRTLVD; encoded by the coding sequence GTGAATCAAAACTGGCATGGCACTCTGATTCGTCATTTGTTGCTTCTGGTCACCGGCTGCCTGGTGGTCGGGCTGCTCAGTGGCTATTACGGCTGGAGCCTGGCCATTGGTCTGGCGTTTTATCTGGGCTGGACCCTCAAGCAGTTGCTGCGCCTGCACCAATGGCTGCGCCAGCATAAGCCCGACGAAGCGCCCCCCGATGGCTACGGCCTGTGGGGCGAAGTGTTTGACAGTATCTACCACCTGCAACGCCGCGATCAGCGGGTCCGTGGCCGCCTGCAAGCGGTGATCGATCGGGTCCAGGAGTCTACGGCTGCCCTCAAGGACGCCGTGGTGATGCTCGACAGCGACGGCAACCTGGAATGGTGGAACCGCGCCGCCGAAACGTTGCTGGGGCTCAAGACACCTCAGGACAGCGGCCAGCCCGTCAGCAACCTGGTACGCCACCCGCGCTTCAAAGAATATTTCGAGCAAGGCAGCTACGCCGAGCCGCTGGATATCCCTTCACCGGTCAACGACCACCTGCACATCCAGCTCTACATCACTCGCTACGGCAACAACGAACACCTGATGCTGGTGCGCGACGTCACCCGGATTCATCAGCTGGAGCAGATGCGCAAAGACTTTATCGCCAACGTGTCCCATGAGCTGCGCACACCGTTGACGGTGATCTGCGGTTATCTGGAAACCCTGCTCGATAACGTCGACGACGTGAACCCGCGTTGGAAACGCCCTCTGTCGCAAATGCAGCAACAGGGCGAGCGCATGCAAACCTTGCTCAACGACTTGCTGCTGCTGGCCAAGCTTGAAGCCACGGACTACCCCTCGGACAACCAGCCGGTGGACATCGACGCGTTGCTGCGCTCGATCAAAAGCGACGGCCAGGCGTTGTCCGGGCAGCGTAACCAGACGATCACACTGGAGGTCGAGCCGCAGGTCTCGCTCAAAGGCAGTGAGGCCGAACTGCGCAGCGCGTTTTCCAATCTGGTGTTTAACGCGGTCAAGTACACCCCGGATGGCGGCAAGGTCCACATCCGCTGGTGGGCGGACAAGGCGGGCGCGCACCTGAGCGTCCAGGACTCGGGCGTGGGTATCGACAACAAGCACCTGTCGCGCCTGACGGAGCGTTTCTACAGGGTGGACTCCAGCCGCAACGCCAACACGGGCGGCACCGGGCTGGGGCTGGCCATCGTCAAGCATGTATTGTTGCGTCATCGTGCGCGTCTGGAGATCA
- a CDS encoding ABC transporter permease subunit produces MNMRKLKRRLQRITPGGRHMVIGIPFLWLFLFFMLPFFIVLKISFAEADVAIPPYTEIYSYVDQKIQLLLNLGNYAMLGDDELYIAAYLGSLKMAFFSTALCLLIGYPMAYAIANARKEMQTVLVLLIMMPTWTAILIRVYAWMGILSNNGLLNGFLMSMGWISEPLQILNTNIAVYIGIVYSYLPFMILPLYANLVKHDTSLLEAASDLGSSTFNSFWKITVPLSKNGIIAGCMLVFIPVVGEFVIPELLGGPETLMIGKVLWQEFFNNRDWPVASALAVVMLAILIVPIILFNRSQAKELEGKI; encoded by the coding sequence ATGAACATGCGAAAGCTCAAGCGCCGACTGCAACGAATAACCCCCGGTGGCCGCCATATGGTCATCGGGATTCCATTCCTGTGGCTGTTTCTGTTCTTCATGCTGCCCTTCTTCATCGTTCTGAAGATCAGTTTTGCTGAAGCCGACGTCGCAATTCCGCCGTACACCGAGATCTACAGCTACGTTGACCAAAAAATTCAGCTGCTGCTGAATCTGGGCAACTACGCCATGTTGGGCGACGATGAGTTGTATATCGCCGCCTATCTGGGTTCGTTGAAGATGGCCTTTTTCAGCACGGCGTTGTGCCTGCTGATCGGTTATCCGATGGCTTACGCCATCGCCAATGCGCGCAAAGAAATGCAGACCGTGCTGGTGCTGCTGATCATGATGCCGACCTGGACCGCGATCCTGATCCGCGTTTACGCGTGGATGGGCATCCTCAGCAACAACGGCCTGCTCAATGGCTTCTTGATGTCGATGGGCTGGATTAGCGAACCGTTGCAGATCCTCAACACCAACATCGCGGTGTATATCGGTATTGTGTATTCGTACCTGCCGTTCATGATCCTGCCGCTGTACGCCAACCTTGTGAAACACGACACCAGCCTGCTGGAAGCCGCGTCAGACCTGGGTTCTAGCACGTTCAACAGCTTCTGGAAAATCACTGTCCCGTTATCGAAAAACGGCATTATCGCCGGCTGCATGCTGGTGTTTATCCCGGTGGTGGGCGAGTTCGTGATTCCGGAACTGCTGGGCGGCCCGGAAACCCTGATGATCGGTAAAGTGTTGTGGCAAGAGTTCTTCAACAACCGTGACTGGCCCGTAGCGTCCGCGCTGGCTGTCGTCATGCTGGCGATCCTGATCGTGCCCATCATTCTGTTCAACCGCAGCCAGGCTAAAGAGCTGGAGGGCAAGATATGA
- a CDS encoding ABC transporter permease subunit, which produces MNRIRFSSFMLVAGLLFIYLPMLILVIYSFNASKLVTVWGGWSLKWYVGLLDNTQLMGSVMRSIEIAFYTAIAAVALGTLAAFVLTRISQFKGRTLFGGLVTAPLVMPEVITGLSLLLLFVAMAQMIGWPQERGIVTIWIAHTTFCSAYVAVVVSSRLRELDLSIEEAAMDLGAKPWKVFFLITIPMIAPSLAAGAMMSFALSLDDLVLASFVSGPGSTTLPMEVFSAVRLGVKPEINAVASLILLAVSLVTFMVWFFSRRAEEHRKKAIQQAIDEATADSWKQPDVRRPQSTNAA; this is translated from the coding sequence ATGAATCGCATCCGTTTCTCTAGTTTTATGCTGGTCGCGGGGTTGTTGTTCATCTACCTGCCGATGCTGATCCTGGTGATCTACTCGTTCAACGCCTCCAAGCTGGTGACGGTATGGGGCGGCTGGTCGCTGAAGTGGTACGTGGGCCTGCTGGACAACACCCAGTTGATGGGGTCGGTGATGCGTTCCATTGAAATCGCCTTCTACACGGCGATTGCAGCGGTTGCACTGGGTACGCTGGCGGCATTCGTGCTGACCCGTATCAGCCAGTTCAAGGGCCGCACGCTGTTTGGCGGCCTGGTGACTGCGCCGCTGGTAATGCCGGAAGTGATCACCGGTCTGTCGCTGTTGCTGCTGTTCGTGGCCATGGCGCAGATGATCGGCTGGCCGCAAGAGCGTGGCATCGTCACGATCTGGATCGCCCACACCACGTTCTGCTCGGCCTATGTGGCCGTGGTGGTGTCATCCCGCTTGCGTGAGCTGGACCTGTCGATCGAAGAAGCGGCCATGGACCTGGGTGCCAAGCCGTGGAAGGTGTTCTTTTTGATCACCATCCCGATGATCGCGCCGTCTCTGGCAGCGGGCGCCATGATGTCCTTTGCCCTGTCACTCGATGACCTGGTATTGGCCAGCTTCGTGTCCGGTCCGGGCTCCACGACCTTGCCGATGGAAGTGTTCTCGGCGGTGCGTCTGGGGGTTAAACCCGAAATCAACGCCGTGGCCAGCCTGATTCTGCTGGCGGTATCGCTGGTGACCTTCATGGTGTGGTTCTTCAGCCGCCGTGCTGAAGAGCACCGCAAAAAGGCGATCCAGCAAGCCATCGACGAAGCGACTGCCGACTCCTGGAAACAGCCTGACGTGCGTCGTCCGCAATCGACAAACGCGGCTTAA
- a CDS encoding COG4315 family predicted lipoprotein: MTYSSFSLKTLLLAAAFTLPGLAFAADPAMTKDGMLVDHKGMTLYTFAKDAGGKSMCNDKCAANWPPLAAESMAKDMGKWTAIKRDDGHMQWAYDGKPLYTFVMDKKAGDMIGDGKMDGAWKVAKP, translated from the coding sequence ATGACTTATAGCTCGTTTTCCCTAAAGACATTGCTGTTAGCTGCAGCCTTTACCTTGCCAGGTCTGGCGTTTGCGGCTGATCCGGCGATGACCAAGGATGGCATGCTCGTCGACCACAAAGGCATGACGCTCTACACCTTCGCCAAGGATGCGGGCGGCAAATCGATGTGCAATGACAAGTGCGCAGCCAACTGGCCACCACTGGCCGCAGAGAGTATGGCAAAGGACATGGGCAAGTGGACCGCCATCAAGCGCGATGACGGCCATATGCAATGGGCCTATGACGGCAAGCCGCTGTATACCTTTGTCATGGACAAGAAGGCCGGTGACATGATCGGCGACGGCAAAATGGACGGCGCGTGGAAAGTGGCCAAGCCTTAG
- the phoB gene encoding phosphate regulon transcriptional regulator PhoB encodes MVGRSILIVDDEAPIREMIAVALEMAGYDCLEADNAQDAHAIIVDRKPDLILLDWMLPGGTSGIELARRLKREELTSDIPIIMLTAKGEEDNKIQGLEVGADDYITKPFSPRELVARLKAVLRRAGPADAESPIEIGGLLLDPISHRVTIDGTPAEMGPTEYRLLQFFMTHQERAYTRGQLLDQVWGGNVYVEERTVDVHIRRLRKALGEAYENLVQTVRGTGYRFSTKA; translated from the coding sequence ATGGTTGGCAGGAGCATTTTGATCGTTGATGACGAGGCGCCGATTCGTGAAATGATCGCCGTGGCCTTGGAAATGGCAGGCTACGACTGCCTTGAAGCCGATAATGCTCAGGACGCCCATGCCATCATCGTGGACCGTAAGCCGGACCTGATCCTGCTCGACTGGATGCTGCCCGGCGGCACTTCGGGCATCGAGCTGGCCCGTCGCCTCAAGCGCGAAGAGCTGACCAGCGATATCCCGATCATCATGCTCACGGCCAAGGGTGAAGAGGACAACAAGATCCAGGGGCTGGAAGTCGGCGCGGATGATTACATCACCAAGCCGTTTTCCCCGCGTGAACTGGTTGCCCGCCTCAAGGCCGTACTGCGCCGCGCAGGCCCGGCCGATGCTGAATCGCCGATCGAAATCGGCGGCTTGCTGCTCGACCCCATCAGCCACCGCGTAACCATCGACGGCACCCCCGCCGAAATGGGCCCCACCGAATACCGCCTGCTGCAATTCTTCATGACCCACCAGGAACGCGCCTACACCCGCGGCCAATTGCTCGACCAGGTTTGGGGCGGCAATGTGTACGTGGAAGAGCGCACCGTGGACGTGCACATCCGCCGACTGCGCAAAGCCCTCGGTGAGGCCTATGAAAATCTGGTACAAACCGTGCGTGGCACCGGTTACCGATTTTCGACCAAGGCCTGA
- a CDS encoding ABC transporter ATP-binding protein gives MAVASGAYKKALEGDQTPKQVLVKIDRVTKKFDETIAVDDVSLEINKGEIFAMLGGSGSGKSTLLRMLAGFERPTEGRIFLDGVDITDMPPYERPINMMFQSYALFPHMTVAQNIAFGLKQDKMSNAEIDARVGEMLKLVHMSQYAKRKPHQLSGGQRQRVALARSLAKRPKLLLLDEPMGALDKKLRSQMQLELVEIIERVGVTCVMVTHDQEEAMTMAQRIAIMHQGWIAQIGSPIDIYETPVSRLVCEFIGNVNLFEGEVVDDAEGYARINCPELENDIYVGHGVSTSVEDKHTTYAIRPEKMLVTTEKPTCEYNWSRGKVHDIAYLGGHSVFYVELPSGKLVQSFVANAERRGARPTWDDEVYVWWEDDSGVVLRS, from the coding sequence ATGGCTGTTGCCTCCGGCGCCTATAAGAAAGCCCTCGAGGGCGATCAGACACCTAAACAGGTGCTGGTCAAAATCGACCGGGTCACGAAAAAATTCGACGAGACGATTGCCGTGGACGATGTGTCCCTGGAAATCAACAAAGGCGAAATTTTCGCCATGCTCGGCGGATCGGGATCGGGCAAATCTACCTTGCTGCGTATGCTCGCCGGTTTCGAGCGCCCAACAGAAGGCCGTATTTTCCTCGATGGCGTAGACATCACTGACATGCCGCCCTACGAGCGGCCTATCAACATGATGTTCCAGTCCTACGCCCTGTTCCCGCACATGACCGTGGCCCAGAACATCGCCTTCGGCCTCAAGCAGGACAAAATGTCCAATGCCGAGATCGATGCCCGGGTGGGTGAGATGCTCAAGCTGGTGCACATGAGCCAGTACGCCAAGCGCAAGCCGCATCAGTTGTCCGGTGGTCAGCGTCAGCGTGTGGCCCTGGCTCGTTCGCTGGCCAAGCGTCCAAAGCTGCTGCTGCTCGATGAGCCGATGGGTGCTCTGGATAAAAAACTGCGTTCGCAAATGCAGCTCGAATTGGTAGAGATCATCGAGCGCGTTGGCGTGACCTGCGTCATGGTGACCCACGACCAGGAAGAGGCCATGACCATGGCCCAGCGCATTGCCATCATGCACCAGGGCTGGATTGCCCAGATCGGCAGCCCGATCGACATCTACGAAACCCCGGTCAGCCGTCTGGTGTGCGAGTTCATCGGCAACGTCAACCTGTTCGAAGGTGAAGTGGTCGACGACGCCGAAGGCTATGCGCGCATCAACTGCCCGGAGCTGGAGAACGACATTTATGTCGGTCACGGCGTCAGCACCTCGGTGGAAGACAAGCACACCACCTACGCAATCCGCCCGGAAAAAATGCTCGTCACCACCGAGAAGCCGACCTGCGAATACAACTGGTCGCGCGGCAAGGTGCATGACATCGCCTACCTGGGCGGTCACTCGGTGTTCTACGTCGAGCTGCCGAGCGGCAAGCTGGTGCAGTCGTTCGTGGCCAACGCCGAACGCCGTGGCGCCCGCCCTACCTGGGACGATGAAGTCTACGTGTGGTGGGAAGACGACAGCGGCGTGGTACTGCGCTCATGA